Sequence from the Nasonia vitripennis strain AsymCx chromosome 5, Nvit_psr_1.1, whole genome shotgun sequence genome:
CATCGCGTCTCCAATCTTGCGTGCACAAATAAGTCAAATGTACGTTAAATTTTATAGAGCTGAGACATTGTTTGTCAGCCTGTATAGTTGTCGAATCTTCTGTGGTTGTGAAGAGCTAACACGATTCATCCATTTTCGCAGAATCGCGGGTTGCCACGGCTTTACTGTGTTCGAATTTCATTACTCGAATACTAAGTACAattcagtttttatttaattatagcaGCGATGCGATACCGCTGAAAACGCAAATTTTTATCCATTTGctgattttgtaaaaataagaTCGAAATGGCGATCTACTGGGAATCGACTTAAACTTAATGCTGCAGGATACCTTGTTTTGAGATAAAGTTTTATGTGGTAATAAAAAACCTCTAATTATACTAACTGTTCTCCTCATCACGACCAACACGAACACGGGATTCCTTCACGAATATTTTAGACATCTGATGAAATTAAATTCTGTCTGTTGAGCTTCCAACCATTTTATCAAATGTAATTTAGCGCGAATAAGCATTTCACATTTCATTCTATTGACATCCATAGTACAATTAAATCCATATGTTAAATTTTCCCTATAAACAGTTGTTCAaaacattttgctttattCGATTCCTAGTAGTCGCAACACATAATCAGTCCCTTCCTCTTAAGGTTACTTCATCAGCAAAGTCGCCTGTAGAATCAGAAGACATTCCAACGGCTGATAAGGCCTGCCTTTATTTACGTCAAAAGTAGCAGCGAGCAGCAAGTCGCGGCCATACACACGCGAGCTCAATATTATTTCAATTGGTGCGTCGTTATGCGGGTAATTGTTATGTAAGCTTGCGCGACCGGATCTTAACTTTTAACGACGAAGACGAGGACGCGAGGACATTAAACAATTTAAGAGAATAGCCTGCCCAAATATCTGAAATGAGACTTTTTAGATTAACctgagaaagaaagaaacaaGTATACAAGGAGGACGGAGACGACGAATCGTTGATCGCCGGGTTTATAGTGCCACGTGTTCTATgaaactattaaaaaaaaggcgAGGAGGCTGTTTTACGCGCAACGATAAAATATAAGTGCTACTAAACATGTGAAAGCTTTCTGAAAGCGGGAGTTAAATGTGGCGAATACGCCGTTTCAGCTAAtgcaaaattacaataaaCGATTAGGTTCAATCTTTACTTGTAAAATGCGTAATTGTTGCGCAATCTGggtgattatttatttacattcatatGTCAGTATCCGTTTTCCAGTAAgctgtgaaaataaaaattgttgaattttatttttcgcgatAATCCATTGACCGATGCACATCGCGCCAATAACAACCGGAAAGTCGTTCGAGAGGAAGAAAATCCTATAAGCTATTAGTATTTCAATATTATCCCAGGAGGTAGCACCAGCGGTAGCAACGAACATTATTTTGCGGTTTGCTTCAATATTCGCGTGGGCAGCAGCATAGACCACGATAGCAAGAGGATGTGCACGCGCTGCTGCGAGCGATTCAATAAGCGATTTTCACAATACGCGGATCAATTGAATAACGCGCCACCACCTTTTCTAGAAATCCATAGGCGAGAAAAAGCGGAAGGGGAAGCCAAGGTGAAGTTCAATTTACCTAACCAACATCGCGAAACCGCGATCTCGGCGACCACCGTTTTAATGACTTttcccagagagagagaaagagaaagacaaGGGGAGAGATGAATAAGTGCACAAGCGAGCCAGCGAGCGCGCCGTGTAACGTGCCGTGCCTTTGCTTCGCTCGTGTTCGCCGAGCTATAATTGCTTTTATGGTATCGAAGATTGTGTCGAATAAAGCGCTGTTACGCGCTcgattttttcgctttttgcACTGCAGCCGCGCACTTGTATAGAATTGTTGTATAAAACGTTATCGTTACTCTTGAGCTTTGTACGTGTTTCAATAgagtaacaaatttttcagtgtGGTTTCCTTTTCGAATTGCAGTAATCTATTATAGTCGCATATATGAACAAGTTCTTTGCCTGCTACTGTTTCGTTATcgcatatttatttatttattaatatagcGTATTCGCATATAGTGTATTTTCATACTGAATACTTTAATATAACATACACATTAATATGCTAAGAATAATTAGTCCCTTTGATTCGTCTAAAATGAACAAAGTAAAATTTAATCCAAAAAATCGTTATATGGGAAACTTGTTGACCAAGTTGTGTGCAAACGCACAACTTAACTTGGTCCacgaatcaataaaatgtAATTCATACACATATAATTCATGCAGTAGAATCAGCCTTGTACCCTCGCGctgagagaaagcgagagtaCGACTACCCTTGGAAATTCGAGTCCGCGTCTTAGCACGAACGAAGAAGAATCACTTAATAATCTCGaggtctcgcgcgcgagtacaCATAAACCTACGTTCCATTCTTTTCTCCATCAGTAAAAGAATTACAAAAGTCTCGCACCAgccaacagcaacagcaagaGCAAGAGCGACAAGAGCGACGTCTCAGGCCATgggatttttcaaaaaagtccCCATTAAATTTCACGCTCAAGTGTCATCTCTGGCGCGTTCGCATGCGGGCCATATTCTTGCGTCGTGAACGCAGAGCGCTCGAGGCGCACTTGGCCGTCTCGATTACAATCGAGTCACGGCGGACGcggttgtgtgtgtgtgtacgtacatATATAACGCGCGCGAAGACCGCACAATGAAGCGAAGCGACGCtgtgcggagagagagagagagagagagagagagagagagagagagagagagaggctatgCGTGCACGAGAGTCGAGGGCCCATTAAACGTCCGAGCGATCGCCCGACTTCGATTAGCTCGCTTGAGAGGCAACAGAGAGATGGAGAGTCGCGGATATTGCACCTTCGCGCCCCGCGCAACGAATTATAAGGCTCTTTTATCATATTATGAAGCGAGGGAGAACCTAGTCGTGCGTGCAATCGTCTCTCTCCCTTAAAGCCGCCTTATGCTCCTTCTTTTGCACGGAAGGAGTATTTTTCCAACGCAAATTTGCGTGCGAGTAAGATTCAGTTTCTTCCTCACAAAATCGGATTTTACTTACTATTTACAAGAAGTACTATTTATCCCAAAACAAAATCTTACATGTTTTATGTAACaagtttcaaatttttataactttataCTTACATGAATGATTTCCATCGCTGGTAATGATATCTTCAGATTTCGTTACTTTTTTAACAACTTGATCCTCCGAAACACCATACAAATAAGGAAGTGTAGCCAAAGAATGACGTATAGACGAGCAAGCGAATCAATTTGGATTCCATATCCATACAGGAGCGCCCATAGCTgtaaaaacacaaaaaattagtttcaAATACATATTTCAATGCAAACGAATCTAACAAAATAGGTCAAACGACAAAGTTTAAATAGAGTGATCTCGACAAGAAAAATGAACATTCAATCAGCGTGTCATTTAATTTTCACTGTGCATGCGAAGCATTTTTTACAGTTGAGACTgctcaaatttttttcttttaatccTCCGTGCTCTGTTAAGCCGGCCTCTTTATTACGCTGCATAGagaacagagaaagagaagtcaGAAAGAGAAAGACCTTTTAACTCTTTGCTTCTGCCTGGTTCTCCTCTCTTGCACGCGTGGGCGTTTTCTTGTATTCTATACAGAGCTAAGATCTACTCGTGGCCTGCATCGTCGTCGTAAAAACGAACCAAAGGAAGAAAAGAGGATGAAGAGAGATTTATTGTGCCCATGACAATGGCGATCAAATACGTATAATTCGTAGTATCATTCATTGaaataaagttattataaaataatggaGTGGAGATTTGATTAACTGTGGCGTATTGTTTATTATGTCAATAGtaaaaaagtgaataaaagaaaTATCTTCGTTATtttcagataaaaataaaattgaaatataccAAGCACTAAATTAATTTGATTGAAAGCACACGTAGACAGAGATACTCCAGATCGAGGAACAACGGTACGGGCctaaacttaaaaaattaaaatgaaaattaaagaTTCGTGGGCAAGCGAAATAGCGGTAAGAACAATAAGCCGGGAAGGTAGCCTTGGCGCTGCTCAGTCTCTCGCCCTCCGTGAAGATAGAGAAAAGAGAAGCAGGAGAAAAGCAGGGAAAAATAGGAACGTCGGAGAGAGAGCTACCACCGACCACGACCAGTCGTGAGTACGGAATTAATATTAGCTCGCGCGACCGCACGCCTCTCCGGCGCGTGTTGTATCTTGTCCGCGCAGCCGATAGGATTTATTAAGGCCGACTCCGTGATGGATGCTATCGAATATCGCTCTGCCGTCTACCTGCACGCTACCAACCTATTGAATTTTTCCCGCGCGATTCACGGGATGAGCAAATCGCGGTGGCAGCAACGGCAGCTCATTATCTTCGGCAATTGTGCTCGGCGGCGACTGCTTTCTTTGAGAAAAGAAGACGAAAGAGCGATGTTGTGGTTCATTGTCTGGTTGCAAGCGCGATTGATAACGGGTGTATCGAAGCACGAAAACAGCTTGTTCCTGCTCGCAGATTTGATGAGCGCATTTTTACAGCAGATTAGTCTGATTGATTTCTCCGCGATTTATCTATGAACGTTTTTTGCGACATCCATACATTATTGCGATCGAAAAAGAAGCAAAGCGCAGAcatgaaagaaaaagaaagaaggaaGGGGTCAAATGAAGAATACAACAAGCGAAGAAAAGATGCCGCGTTCTGCTCGGATCTCGGTTTCTGTACCCTGAAGCGCGACAGATTAAACGCGTTTCAGCTGCAGGGCAGAGGCTTTAACCCTATCTCTCTAGTTCTCTCGCTTCCACCCCTAGTGTATCGATATACAGAGAGTATAGAATAGAAGAGAGGAGAAAGCTCGGAAGCGCGAGCGAGATAAGCGAGGATCGTGTTCAAAAGTACAAGAGCCATTCTAGGGACGatgggagagaagagagacgaAGAGAGGGAATATCTGCAGCCCTCGTAACTCGATCGGGATGTAATTGGTAAATCTACGTGGAAAGGCTATTGTCGAAGTTGGAGCAATCGGCGCAGGAAGGTCGTCCTCCCGTACTCGTCGTCTTCCTTGTCGTCGTAGTCGATTCAACGACACgattctctcttctctttctctcttgttaCCCATACACATTCACGGATGGCGACAGGAACTTTTTACTCGGTTTCAGTGCCTTTTTTTATCCTCTTCTCATTCGCTTCTTTTTTGGGATGCACTTGTGAACGAGGAGTAGTTTTAAGGGGACCGCCAAGCGACTAGTTGCGGTCGAGGATTGAAAAACGTACTGGATCGAGCGTGAAGGATTTTTGTTTCtttagaaaattttgattttatcaaaatagtacagaaataaaataataacaatgaaacaagaattaaataaaaaatcaagcaaTATCAAGCATCGTTAttcattaagaaaaaaaaaatattttcaaaactgaATTCTACTTGTTTATTCATCCATTCTCTGACTAGTCACAACCAACTGTACAAATCGAAGGGGGAAACGGTTGACTGACGATCGGTTAAATGACAGAAAACGAACAACAGAGCCATCAAGGAGGACCACCATGAGAAAATAAAACCGTGAACTTGAATAGAGAGGGAAAACGTGTTGGCTTGCACACGAATACGGGCTTGCCTGTACACACACCTtcgcgaaagagaaaaagaagacgagACAAGATTAAGGAAAAGGAGAGAGACAAAAGTGGATAGAAGAGTCGTGGCAGTGCAGTCGAACGTCTACAGCGACCAAACGACTATCTACTTATCAGCAATCTGTGACAAGTTGGCGTAATGAGGGCTCCGTCTTTGCggaggagagggagagcaaGGAAGGCCAATTATCAAGGCCCAAGCTTCTTCACTCGTACTCTcatctctcttttcctctcttttATTCTATCTTTTACCTTGAGTGCCAATGTAGGAGCAGCCTCTGTCTTAGCGTGTCCTCCTTGCTGACTTTCTCTGTCTTTCTCATTCTTCATTCTTCTCATTTCTTTTGCCATTTGCCTCCATACTTTCTTGCTTGAGCATTCATCGAACGTGTTAAACCTAGAAAGGTCAATTTGcattagaaacctattataattaaaaaataactaaaaaaggaaagtttaacattttatttgatAGAGATAAAACATCATGAATTAAATCAAACATTGAGTCAATACTAAACGTGTATTTTGCCACAAACACTTGGTTAAATAGAGTTTTT
This genomic interval carries:
- the LOC103315329 gene encoding uncharacterized protein LOC103315329, translated to MSCGTSEGKSGCPCEIHKRRFNTFDECSSKKVWRQMAKEMRRMKNEKDRESQQGGHAKTEAAPTLALKLWALLYGYGIQIDSLARLYVILWLHFLICMVFRRIKLLKK